Below is a genomic region from Medicago truncatula cultivar Jemalong A17 chromosome 3, MtrunA17r5.0-ANR, whole genome shotgun sequence.
TAAAACTTAAGAATCTGGTatgtgtttcttttgttttgttctttttacaTTTATATGTTGTATTTGATATTCATTAGttattaaatacaaaaataaaaattaatttaatgagTTTCATTTTTGTATTTAGTGAAATCAATCAATTTCTTCTCATTGTTACAAACACttacttttttcatattattttacatttttctttgctcaaattttaattaataatctctccaattaaattaaatgttaaatatAATAAGATATtagatgttttatttttaaaaaatattaaacattttagCAATTAAGTTAACTTCACTATATAATTGACAGTCAAAGAGGGAGGAAGACATAATAGTTTCTTGCTAACAATCCTCATATagatattataattaattgtcATACAGTCCCATTAACAAAGGTCTTTGTAAGCTGCACATTGCTCTGCCATTAAAGCCTGTAtgtaattataataaaactCTACATGCAAAAACACAATACCAAAAATGAAAGCTAATTACATGTTAGTTTTTCTACACAATATAAACCATGCCAACCTCCAATAGAGAAACTGGGGGAACCTTAAGTGACACGTCAGGCCCTCTACAATTCCTTCTCAAGAAATTGTATCCATAGTTAAGTGCCAGCTTCTTAATAAATGATGAACCTTgctttgttttcatataagaaTGTCCAAGTATGAAAGCAATACCAGCTTCTTGAGCAGCATAAAGATCTTCAAGCTCTTCCTGCATTTGTACACCAACCTCAGACCTTGTCTCACTTTCATGATCATCATCAACAGCAAACCTGACTCGTCTTTCGGGCGCAGCATCCATCGGTTCCATCTCAATAACATCTGTTAAGCTTTGCACAGATGGAAATCCTACAGACACGCTACCTGGCTGCACACTCTGCTGACTCTCATATCCTTGTTGGCTGCAAAAGCTAGTTGTTCCAATCACAGTTAATCTGTAGCTAGATGATTCGTTCGAGTGTGAACCATCATCCTCGATGCTCATACTATTCCCACGAGTTCGATACCAATCGTATTGGATAAAATCAGACAACTTTTTTACTAGTTCGGTTTCAAAGGAATCAACATCTTGATGAACGTCGCGGTATCCATATCTTACTATACACCTATAAGATCGATGAGTAGCAGGTCCTACGCGGCCTACAAGGTACCTCTCTTCAGGGGTTACATGAGGAACAGGTACTGATTTTACACATACGAAAACTAGGACACGGTGATATGCAGGGAGGTTGGTGACAAAGCGGGAGAAGTTCGCTGGGATGCCGGTAGTGAGATCAGTGAACACAAGGCCTATTCCAGGGACCCTAGCAATTCCTAAGCTTGGACCTAAAGCTAGAAGCCATTCTAGTGAAACCTTATTGTGAAGGTCATATTCATATTTCTTGATTGTTGCATAGTGCCAAATGAGCATTATAATCATTAGGAAGAGGGCAAGGAGGATTGGCAGCCAAGCACCCTCGCGAAACTTTGTCAGTGAAGCTGAAAAGTATAGCAGTTCAACAGatccaaaaaacaaaaggaaaaaaagagctAAAATTGGTGGTTTATGCCAACAAACTACTATCACCAAAGAAGTTAGGCATGTTGTTACCAACATCACGGTCATCACTGCTAACCCTGCACCAAAACATTGTTGATTTTATATGTCACATTATAAGTACCACTGTGTTTTATCTAGTTAATCACAGCATAAATTGTAATATACCTGATGCATTTCCCAGGTGTTTTGTGTCTCTAAATCCAATGGTGACAGCGATACATAGAATCATGAGCATCCAATTAATTTCTGGGATGTAAACCTGACCATGTATCTTTTCTGATGTATGAACAACCTTAACTCTTGGGAAACAGCCAAGAGACTGGCTCTGATTTATGATCGAAAATGTTCCACTGATGATTGCTTGGCTCCCCACAACAGAAGCTAGAATAGCTAAGATAAGCACCGGCCATCTCACGCTTTCTGCAGCCAAAATTTTGTATAATGTTTTCTATAATATGCTATGTTACCAGGTAATAACAACCATAAGTGTTCTGAAAACCAGGAAAGGCAATGCAAGTGAATTCATTTATACTACCAGTTAGTAATTTCCTATAAAAAGTGATATATGGCAATGGATACCTGGAACGGAGACGTAGTAGCTGATTCGTAGATCAGCATTGTGATGTTGTGACAAGTACGCAGCTTGACCCATATATGCCAATATAAGTGCAGGATATACCAGAAAGGTGAATGCAATCTGCacatgaaaaattgtttaagacaTTTTCCCCAGGTCTATAAGAGCATAACAATATAgcataaaaaaatagcaaacaGAAAATGAGAAGATATTTTAACCAACCTGAATGGCCATATAATTGAAATGGCCAAGATCAGCAAACATAGCTTCTGAGCCTGCATGCAAAGTCAACACATAAGGAGTATGTCATAATGTAAAATAGATTTACTACAGAAGTTTTACAATGCTTCCATGTGAAAGCTGAATTCTATTGATTTGAGGGCATAATATCTTGCTTTGATTTAGTGAAAGTATACTAAATTTGATACTTTAAGGGAAATAATGATAGATAAAGGTGCAGTGCAGAATTTGTTCAAGTATATATCCAGAGAACTTATTCCATGTctcaattaaatcatagtactTTTGACTCTGAGGTTTCTAAAAAGATGCCTCGGATAAAATAGTATTCCGTCTTACTCTTACAACAGTACAAgatatgaatatttatagatAGATATAGGTTTTGGATTTAAAGAATAAGTAGGAGAATAGCACAAAACATTATTCTACTATATAAATGTATGAAATTTCTTCTCTTTACCTGTTATACAAAGTAATATTCCACCCAAAGACAGCCATCCACTTATCCTTGTCTTTTTCAAGAACTTGAACATATAATACGGCGAAAGAGCTTTATATACATGCGGATTCCATTTGAATATATTATATACGCCAAGTGTGCTAATGCACAGTAGCCATGTCAGCACAATTGGAGCAAAAAAGAACCCAACCTTATGTGTACCATAGTGTTGAAGTGCAAACAAACACACCAGTATGAAGCAAGTGATAGGAATCACAGCATCtgcaaacaaaaatcaataggttcaaaattcaaataccAAAACAATGAAGAAATCTTGCAAACTTAATTGTCatttaattgaaatatattCACTTAATTTGACACTGATAACATGTTATCTTGGAATATCTGAGAATGCTATAGGTGATACTTACACTGGTGGTGTTTCTTGGACATGATGGATACCTCAAGACCAGATACTGCTGAGAAAACTACATGAATGAAAAGCTAATCAATAACCGATATGAAATTAGttgtaaaattttctttttattaaccCTCTGATTTCCCGGGGGAAGGGCCGCGCCGATGATCTGGAGTAAGTAAAGTCTGAACATAGACTTTTTCAATTACTGTTCGGACTCATATACTCCTGGTGGATTCGACCTTAACTGAAGTTCATTAACTACTTAAACCCAATCACTTGCTATAACTTACTTGTAAAACATTGTGAAGTAAGGGGAATAGGATTCTTACCAGAAATGGCTGGGGTAAGCACTCCATCCCCAATTACCATACAAGTACCAAGAAGAACCACAATCAGAAGAGCAGTATGCAAAGTCTTATACTTCTCAAGCAGCATCTTAAATTTAGAATATTCTTTCTCTGGAGGCTCTTCCATCTTATATGAAGAAAGTGCTTCATCAGCATGCTGTCTATTTGGTAAAAGACTCACTTTTGCATGCCTACAAATCAATGAATAAAGAGCAAAAGTACCACCTGCATAACAACACATACATGAAAATCATCTTCAGCAAAAGAAACAGGAAAATCATCATATTAGTTTCTCTTATTTGttgaaactaaaatccttaCCTTCCCCATTATCATCAGCTCTAAGAACAACAAACACATA
It encodes:
- the LOC25489837 gene encoding potassium transporter 2: MDLEPGRKCWDTSKRGDWKTILLLAYQSLGVVYGDLSISPLYVFTSTFAEDIEHSETNEEIYGTLSFVFWTLTLIPLFKYVFVVLRADDNGEGGTFALYSLICRHAKVSLLPNRQHADEALSSYKMEEPPEKEYSKFKMLLEKYKTLHTALLIVVLLGTCMVIGDGVLTPAISVFSAVSGLEVSIMSKKHHQYAVIPITCFILVCLFALQHYGTHKVGFFFAPIVLTWLLCISTLGVYNIFKWNPHVYKALSPYYMFKFLKKTRISGWLSLGGILLCITGSEAMFADLGHFNYMAIQIAFTFLVYPALILAYMGQAAYLSQHHNADLRISYYVSVPESVRWPVLILAILASVVGSQAIISGTFSIINQSQSLGCFPRVKVVHTSEKIHGQVYIPEINWMLMILCIAVTIGFRDTKHLGNASGLAVMTVMLVTTCLTSLVIVVCWHKPPILALFFLLFFGSVELLYFSASLTKFREGAWLPILLALFLMIIMLIWHYATIKKYEYDLHNKVSLEWLLALGPSLGIARVPGIGLVFTDLTTGIPANFSRFVTNLPAYHRVLVFVCVKSVPVPHVTPEERYLVGRVGPATHRSYRCIVRYGYRDVHQDVDSFETELVKKLSDFIQYDWYRTRGNSMSIEDDGSHSNESSSYRLTVIGTTSFCSQQGYESQQSVQPGSVSVGFPSVQSLTDVIEMEPMDAAPERRVRFAVDDDHESETRSEVGVQMQEELEDLYAAQEAGIAFILGHSYMKTKQGSSFIKKLALNYGYNFLRRNCRGPDVSLKVPPVSLLEVGMVYIV